The Fusobacterium sp. genomic sequence CTTACTTTATTTTCCTTTATGATATATCTAGTAGATTTTGAATCTATTTTTGAACTTTTACTTTTAATAACAATATCAAATATAAAAGCAAAGAGAGCAGGGATTATGAGAAGTATTCCAACAGCTGATCCCATAGAGAAGTTTTGCTGTCCTATCACTTCTTCAAATATATCAGTAGCAAGAACATTATAGTTTCCTCCTACAACTTTAGGTGCTCCAAAATCTGTAAAGCTTAAAGTGAAACCAGAAAAAAAACAAGTTATTAATGTATACTTAACATTTGGAATAGTTATTGTAAAAAATTGTTTTAATTTGCCTACTCCCATTATTTCAGCCATTTCATATTTTCTATAATCTTCTGAATCAAAAGCTAATACTAACATAAAGAAAAGTATTGGAAATATAAAAATAGTTTCTGCAAAAACTATTCCCCAGAATCCATATATGGATATTGAAAGATTAAAAGTTTTAGTTATAATTCCCTGTCTTCCAAAAAGATATATAAGAGCAATACCATGTGTCATAGTTGGAGAGAATAAAGGTAAGAGAGCAATCCCTTTTAAGAGAGATCTTCCTCTTAAATTACTTCTATTTATCCCATAAGAAAAAAGGAAAGCAAAAGCTATTGTAAGAATAGTTACAGTTATAGAAACTTTTAAACTATTAGTAAGAGAACTTGCTGTAACTGGATCATTAAAATATTCAGCAAAATTGTTCAACCCTATATAATTTCCATTTTTACTTTGAAAAGCTTTTATAAAGAGATTAGATATAGGAAAAATTATAGAAATAATAAGAAAAATAATTAAAATTAGAGACAAAATTATTTTTATTAGTTTATCTTTTTTCATGAAATGCTCCTAAATATTATTTTTTTCATTTAATTTGATATAAAGAAAATCATTGATTTTAAGGTTTAATTTTTCTTTTTCTTTAGATAATATATCAATGTAAATATTTTCTCCAAATAATTCTAAAGTGACTCTATAAAAAGCACCTCTAAATTCAATACTTTTAATAGTTCCTCTATATGTTTCTTCTTTTTTTTCTATAAAATATTCTACATCTTCAGGTCTTACAGTGTAGATATCATTGTTTTTATCAGTAATAAAATTTATTTTTCCTATAAAATCAGCTACAAATATGTCTTTTGGCTTATTGTATACTTCTTCTGGCGTTCCAAATTGAACTATTTCACCACCATTGATGATAGCAATTTTATCTCCCATTGTAAGAGCTTCTTCTTGATCATGAGTTACCATAATTGTAGTAATTTTTAAGTTTTGCTGAATTTCTCTTATTTCTTTTCTTAAAGACTCTCTTACTTTAGCATCAAGAGCTGACAAAGGTTCATCAAGGAGTAAAATATTTGGTTCAAGAGCTAGGGCTCTGGCTAAAGATACTCTTTGTTGCTGACCTCCACTCATTTCATCTGGATATTTGGAAATTATATGATCAAGGCCAACCATTTTAAGAACTTTCATAATTTTTTCTTTTCTTTGATATTTATCTTTTATTTTCTTTTTTAACCCATATTCAATATTTTCAAAAACTGTCATATTTGGAAAAAGGGCATAGGATTGGAATACCATACTTAAATTTCTCTGAGAAGGTTCTAAAGTTGTTATTTCTTTTTCATTGACTAGGATGCTTCCAGAATCAAGTTTTTCAAGCCCAGCTATTATACGAAGCAGAGTTGTTTTTCCACAACCACTTGGACCTAGAAAACATATAAATTCTCCTTTTTCTATTTCTAAATTAATACCTTTTAAAACTTCCACTTTATTAAATTGTTTTTTTACATTTTTTATAATCAAGTAAGGCATTTTTATTCTCCTTTACCATATCTTTTTTCCCATTCTTTAAGTAATCTTGATCTGTTTTCTGATGCCCATTTGAAATCTATTTTAGCTAATTTTTCTTTAAAGTTTGCAGGATAACCTTCAAGTTTTGTATTTATACCTTTATATGAAACTAATCCAATATTTTTTGAATATTCTTCCATCATTTTTTTTGAAAGAGCCCAATTAATAAAATCAATAGCTTCAGGTTTGATTGTATCTTTTTTTATAAGAGCAATTCCTTCCATATCCCAGCCATATCCTTCACTAGGGAGAATAGTAACTATAGATTCATTAGTCTTTCCAAGTCTCATACTCTCACTATCCATTCCAACACCAATTAATTGTTCACCTTGCATAGCCATTTTAACTGGTGCACTTCCAGAATGAGAATATTGAGATATATTTTTATGAAGTTGATCCATATATTCCCAGGCCTTTTCTTCTCCCCATATACTTATCCAACCTAATATTGTAAGATAACCTGTTCCAGAAGAAGCAGGATCTGGCATAACAATCTCTTTATGATATTTTTTATCAAGAAGATCAATATAAGAGCTAGGAAGAGACATATCTTTTACTGCAAATTCATATTTATTGGCTGTGATGGCAGAAGTCCAAGCTGTCATACCTGTCCATTGGGGTTTTTCATTAATAGAATCAATATATGTAGGATCAATATTTATTAACCAGTCATTGTTTAATTCGGCTAGTTTCTCCTGATCTGCTAAATCAATTAAATTAATACTTGCCATTCCCCATAAAACATCAGCTACAGGATTATTTCCTTCAGCAATGACTTTAGCAGCAATAGCTCCTTGAGAATCTCTGATTATATTAAGTTCTACATCAGGAAAATCTGCTTTGTATATTTCAATATAGTGATTTAAATATTCTTCTTCTAATCCAGTATAAACATTTAAGACAGTTTTATTTTCTTTATTACCACATCCAAAAAGGAATGCAGAAAGAATAAAAAGAATAAAAGTTTTTAATAGTTTTTTCATAATTAGTTTTCTCCTTTTTCTAAAAGTTTAGGGTAAATAGTCTCCATTACTCTGTTCAGCTGAAATTCATCGTCTATTTCAGACCAAATAATACCATCAACTCTTTTACAAATAATCTTTCTATCTTTTGCTATTTTCTCCATACAATATTCATAACCTAATTTAAGATTTTTTTCATCTTCAAATTTTTTAAACATAAGCTGGCATAATTCATTTGATAGTTTTTGTAGTCCTGTAAGTTCTCCATATTCTCCTTTGATTTCAAACAGATTGAAAGTAAGCTTTCCAATACTATTATCCACTATTTCAAAATAATAATCATCTGACATTTTTTTATCTTCAGATAAGAGTATTGTATCTTTTTCAGTAGTATTTATCAGTATATCTAGACAATTTTTTTCATATATGAGATCTCCTTCTAAAAGAAGAATATCTTCATTGCCAATCAACTCTTTAGCGCAATAAAAACTTCCCATACTGCTTGTATTAGTATAGTTGTTATTTTTTATTGTAATAATGCTGCTGTATTTTTTTTTAAGAGATTCAAAAAAATAATCTAAATGACCAGTAACCAGTATTATTTTTTTAATACCTGAATCTAGTAGTTTTTCTATTGATCTTTCAATAAGAGATAATCCATTTATTGTTAAAAAAGGTTTAGGAATTTCATCATTGGTTACTCCTTTAAGTCTTGTTCCCATACCTGCAACAAGTATCACTGCTGTTTTCATAAATCTTTCTCCTTTTTATCTAAACACCTTAATATATTGTTTTTTACATATCTATACTGTTTCTGATTATCTATTTCTCCCCATATTTTCTCTTTAGAGGATATGCATTTTAAATCTGGGAAAATATTTTTGTCTAAAAAACTATATTCATAAAAAAATAGTTTATTTTCTATCTGGGTAAATTTATCCAACATTTTTAAATATGAATTATATTTTAATTTGCTGATCCCTATAAGTTCTCCTGAAATTTTTTCAAGACTATATTTTCCTTTAGATATATTTAGAAGTTCTCTGTTTTTTGTAGTAACATAAAGAGAATCTTCTTTATCAGATATAGATGTATCAATTATTGTTACATTTTTTTCTTTAGAATTTAGTAGAAGTGAAATTAAATTTTCTTCAAAGACAAGGTCTCCTTCCAAAAGAATGAAATCTTCTTGCAAATATTTTCTCAAGAGATAAAGAGAATACATATTTCCTGTAGTTTTATATTTTTTATTCTCTACAATTTTAATATTTAAATATTTCTTTGATAATTTTTTATAGTATTCCGCTTTATATCCAGCTACAATTATTACTTTTTTAATGTTATGTTTTAATAATAGTTTTATTGTTCTTTCAATAAGTGTGGAATCAAATATTTCAAGAAATCCTACAGGTTTATTAAAGTCCAAAGTTTCACCAGCTGCAAGAATAACAGCAGTTTTTATAGAACTTTTATCAGAATTTAAAAGTTCTTTACCAGAATTAGTAATAAAGTATTTTGTTTTCCTATAAGAGATAATTTCTTTAGTAAGATAACCATCATCTAAAAGAGAGTTAATATATTTATTAACGGAACCAAGAGAAATATTCAAATATTCAGATATTTTTCTCTGGCTGACTACATTATTTTCACCTATAAGAGATATGATTTTTCTTTTTATTTTAATCACCACCCAACACTAAAAATGAACGATAATATTTTCACACTGTGAACGATTTTTGTCAAGAATAAAATATCTACAATTCTCAATTTTAAAATTAAAGGCATTTAAAAATGATTTTTTTTTTGATATTAAAGAAATTATTTAGGATAAAAGAGGAAATAAAAACTATCAAAATAAAAAGTTATATAAAAAATATTTATATTTGAAGGTGTTAATTTACATTAAATAATGTTAATATATAGACTGAGAAAATTTGTTAGGAGGATATTGAGTTGGAAAGTATAAGAGCAGTAATCAATTTTGTAAATAATTTGTTATGGGGTAAAAATATTCTGGTAGTAATGCTTATAGGAACAGCAGTTTATTTTACTTTTAAAACAAAATTCATGCAATTTAGATTATTTGGAGATATAATAAGAATATTAAAAGGAAATGGAGACGAAAAAAGAGATGGAGTAAGTTCTTTAGAGACTTTTTTCTTAGGAACAGCCTGCAGAGTAGGAGCAGGAAATATATCTGGAGTTGTAGCAGCAGTTTCTATTGGAGGACCAGGAGCACTTTTTTGGATGTGGCTTGTAGCTCTTCTTGGAGCAGCGACATCTTTTGTTGAATCAAGTCTTGCAGTAATGTATAGGACAAAAGTAAAAAAGGGAGAATATCAAGGAGGAACTCCTTGGATTATAAAGAAGAGACTTAATATGAAATGGTTGGGGGCTGTATATGTAGTAGCATCTATCATTTGCTATATAGGAGTTATACAAGTAATGTCTAACTCTGTAACTGAATCAGTTGTAAGTGCTTATGGATTTGATCCTAAAATAATAGCAGTCATATTAGCAATTGTTGTTGGTTTGATCATATTTGGAAAGAGCAAAAAAGATAAAATAATATTAGCTCTCAATAAAATAGTACCTGTAATGGCTGTTATGTATCTTTTAGTAGTAATTTATGTTATTTTTACTAATATAACAGGAATTCCAGCAATGATAGGAAATATATTCTATCAAGCTTTTGGAGGAAAGGAGTTTCTAGGAGGAGCAGTTGGTGGAATAATTATGCAGGGAGTGAGAAGAGGACTGTTTTCTAATGAAGCAGGAAGTGGAAATTCTAATTATGCAGCAGCAGTAGTCGATATAGATGAACCAGCAAAACAAGGGATGGTCCAAGCATTAGGTGTTTTTGTAGATACACTTGTAATATGCAGTGCTACAGCATTTGTTATTCTTTTAGCAGATACAGAGGTAATAAATGGTTTTACAGGAATGACTCTTTTTCAAGAATCTTTAAAAAGTCATATAGGTTGGATTGGAATACCATTTACTGTAGTGGTATTATTTTTCTTTTCTTTGAGCACGATATTAGGTGTTACATACTATGGAAAAAATGCCATGAATTTTATAAGTACAAAACCAATTGTGAAGGAAGTATATCATATAGTAGTAGTCCTGATGGTATATATTGGAGGGATAGAACAAAATTTCTTTGTGTGGTCTTTGGCAGATTTTGGACTGGGAATAATGACTGTAATTAATATAATATGCATTATTCCAATTTCTGGTGAGGCTTTAAATGAATTAAAAAAGTATGAAAAAAAACTTAAAAATGAGAAAAGAGCCTAAAAGGCTCTTTTATTTTTTCCAATAATATTCATTTCTTGGTCTTCCAATTTTTCCATAGATAATTTTTAAATCAACCATTTTTATTTCTACAAGATAATTCATATATTTATTTACTGTTTGAGAAGCAAGACCAGTAGCTTCTGATATTTCTTCAATTGTAATATAAGAGTCTATCTGTTTCATTTTATTTTCTATTAAAGAAATAGTATTTACACTTATTCCCTTTTTATAATCACCATATTTCTCTTTTTTGGTTGTAGAGATTTCTGAAGAAGAAATTTTCTCTTTCTTCTTGTTAAGATGAACATTTACCCTTGAGTATAAATCAAGTACTTTAATAGGTTTTATAGCAAAATCATTAGCTCCAGCAAGAAAAAATTCTTCTGCAATATTTTCTAATCCTTCAATAGTAAGAGCTATAATAGATACATCTTCATTCATTTGTCTTATTAATTTTACTCCTAATACTCCATTTATATATGGCATGTGATAATCAATTATTATAATATCAAGTTCTTTGGTATTGACTATTTTTAAAGCTTCCTCCATTGAGAGAGCTGTATAAACCTCCCAGTCTTTCATAAGAAAAAACTCTGAAACAGCAAAGATAATATCTTTAGAGTCATCTATAATAAGAATTTTATTTTTCACTTCCTAAAACCTCCCCACACATAATGATATATACTCCAATACCTCTTTTTTTTCTGTTTCGAATAAATAATTTACATTTGTGTTCTTCCATAACTGTTTTTACAAAGTTTAATCCTACTCCACTGGAATTTTTAGTTGAAAAACCATTTATAAAAGCATTTTCAAGTTCTTTTTCAGACATTCCTTTTCCATAATCCTCAATTTTTATGAGTACAAATTGTTTATAATCTTTAATAGTAAGTTCAATTTTATTATTTTCATATTCTGTAAAGGCTTCATAAGAATTTATAATAAGATTAGTAATAGCTCTTGAAAAAACTATTTTATTAACTTTTATTTTTCTTTTTGTACAATAATTGTTATAACTTAAAAATTCAATACATTTATGTGTAGAAAGATAAGAGAGAATAAAATTAAATACTTTATTTATATCAATAGGATTCTTATGAGTATCTCTTAAAATTTCAGATACCATTATATTACATCTTTCTAAAGATTTTTCAATTCTATTATAGTAATCTTTTTTCTTTTTATTATCTTCTTGCATATTAAGTATTTCAATAAGTGTTCCCATGGAGAATAATGGAGTTTTCAAATCATGTACTAGGTATTGAATTTCTTTTAAATATCTATTTTCAACTTCTTGTAATTTAAGATCTGAAATGGCTTTAGTCATATCCTTCTCTTTTTCGTAAATATTCTGACGTCTTTCTTGTTCGAAGAATATAAGAAGTAAGGTTATGGAAAAAATGAAAAAAAGTATAAAAAATAAAAAACCAATTAAGTTTAAGATATTATCAGCTTCCATTAAAGAAGATATATCCTTTAAATCAAAAAAGATTTCCCCAGTTGATTTATAATCCAATACAGAAAAATACTTTGTAATATCAAGCCATTGAATACCAGTAAAAACAAGAAGAAGCACAATGTTTCGTTTAAATAAACTGATATTTTTAAAACGATTGCTTGAGTGAAATGCAAGATAAATCATTTCAAGTATGGATACTTTGCCAAAATAATAATCCATATCATAATAGACTTTATATATTATAAAATAAATTATTTGAATTATCAATATTCCAAATATAACTTTTAAAGTATTGTTTAATTTTTCATTTATTTCTATTTCCATAGAATCCATAAGAAGAAAAACAGAGAAGAATATAGGAAATGATTTTATTGTGTTTAAAAAAACTAAACCAAATGCAGCATGAAGGAGATACTCTTTATCCCAAAAGTCAATACTTTTTTCTAAAGAATCATAAATATCAAAATTTTTATACAATAAAAAATTTGGCAGAATAATACTGATTAATACCATTAATATTCCTAATGAAAGTTCTGTTTTATGAATTTTAATATGAATTTTTTTTCCTAAGATTTTCATGATCTTTCCCCTTGAATCTAAAAATTATTAAAATTCTTTTTATGATTACAAATTAAATTAATGATACCATATTTTAAGTAAAAATAGTAGAAAAAAGATGAGAGGAAAAAGAGAAAAAAGAGAAATAAAAGTATAAGATTTACTTTTTATATATCTTGAAATATACTTAATAGTAGGTAAAATGATAAAAAAATTTAAAAATAGAACAAAAAAATAAAAAAGGGGGAACATATGATTTCATTAAAGAGATTCATGAAAATTGGTAGTGTAATAGTTGGCTTAATGGTAAGTGTTTTTACAGCATCCAATGCAGCACATCCATTAAATCTTTATGGAAGAGATGCTGAAGGAAAAAATGGAGTAGTGGCAGCAGCTAAACCAGAAGTATCACAAATAGGAGTAGAAGTATTAAAAAAAGGTGGAAATGCTGTAGATGCTGCAGTGGCAACTGCATTTGCTATTAGTGTTTTTGAACCAAATGCCTCTGGAATAGGTGGAGGAGGATTTATGTTAATCAGAATGGCTAAGACAGGGAAAACAGTAGTCATAGATTACAGAGAAAAAGCTCCAGCTAAAGCTACACCTGATATGTTTGTACTTGATGAAAATGGAAAGGTAGTAAATGATGAAATAACTGTTGGAGGAAAAGCTTCAGGAGTTCCAGGGACAGTAGCAGGGCTTTTGACTGCATTGGAAAAATATGGAACAATGAAAAGAGCTGATGTTATGGCTCCAGCTATAAAATTTGCCAAAGAGGGTATTCCTGTAACTGTAAATTTAGAAAGTATAATAAAAGATAATTATGAAAAACTTACACAATTCGATGCAGCAGCAGAAATATATTTAAAAGATGGACTTCCTTATGAAATTGGAGATACTATAAAAAATCCTGATTTAGCAACAACTCTTACAAAGATATCAAAAGAAGGTAAGAAAGCTTTTTATGAAGGTGAAGTAGCTAAAAAAATAGCTGATGAAGTTCAAAAGCAAGGTGGTCTTATGACTGTTGAAGACCTAAAAAATTATGCAATAGAAGAAAGAGAACCAGTAGTTGGAAAATATAGAGATTATACAATTATTTCTTGTCCACCAGCAAGTTCTGGAGGTACTCATATAGTACAGCTTTTAAATATGGTTGAAAACTATGATTTAAAAGCAATGGGTGATAATACTCCTGAGAGCTGGCATGTATGGGCTGAAAGCATGAGACAAGCTTTTGCAGACAGAGCAGAGTATATGGGAGATACAGCTTATGTAAAGGTTCCTTTAAAAGGACTTACTTCTAAAGAATATGCAAAAGAACTTGTGAAAAAAATAGACTTAGAAAAAGCTGGAAAAGATGTAAAAGCTGGGGACCCTAGCAAATATGAAAGTGGAAGTACAACTCACTTTTCTGTAATGGATAAAGAAGGAAATATGGTTGCAGTAACTCAAACTATTAACTATTTCTTTGGTTCTGGAGTAGTAGTTCCAGGAACTGGAATAATGATGAATAATGAAATGGATGATTTTGTTCCTCAAAAAAATATGAAGAATTCAATTGAAGGTGGAAAAAGACCTCTAAGTAGTATGTCACCTACTTTGGTCCTTGATCCTAAAAATAGACCACTTATGACAATTGGTTCTCCAGGAGCAACAAGAATTATACCAGCAGTAGCATTGACTATAAGTAATGTAATAGACCATGGAATGACTATTCAAGAAGCTATTAATGCACCAAGAATAGCCCAATTTCAATCTGGGAAATTGAATATTGAAGGAAGAGTATCACTTGAATCATACAATAAATTGGG encodes the following:
- a CDS encoding ABC transporter ATP-binding protein: MPYLIIKNVKKQFNKVEVLKGINLEIEKGEFICFLGPSGCGKTTLLRIIAGLEKLDSGSILVNEKEITTLEPSQRNLSMVFQSYALFPNMTVFENIEYGLKKKIKDKYQRKEKIMKVLKMVGLDHIISKYPDEMSGGQQQRVSLARALALEPNILLLDEPLSALDAKVRESLRKEIREIQQNLKITTIMVTHDQEEALTMGDKIAIINGGEIVQFGTPEEVYNKPKDIFVADFIGKINFITDKNNDIYTVRPEDVEYFIEKKEETYRGTIKSIEFRGAFYRVTLELFGENIYIDILSKEKEKLNLKINDFLYIKLNEKNNI
- a CDS encoding extracellular solute-binding protein; amino-acid sequence: MKKLLKTFILFILSAFLFGCGNKENKTVLNVYTGLEEEYLNHYIEIYKADFPDVELNIIRDSQGAIAAKVIAEGNNPVADVLWGMASINLIDLADQEKLAELNNDWLINIDPTYIDSINEKPQWTGMTAWTSAITANKYEFAVKDMSLPSSYIDLLDKKYHKEIVMPDPASSGTGYLTILGWISIWGEEKAWEYMDQLHKNISQYSHSGSAPVKMAMQGEQLIGVGMDSESMRLGKTNESIVTILPSEGYGWDMEGIALIKKDTIKPEAIDFINWALSKKMMEEYSKNIGLVSYKGINTKLEGYPANFKEKLAKIDFKWASENRSRLLKEWEKRYGKGE
- a CDS encoding phosphocholine cytidylyltransferase family protein, coding for MKTAVILVAGMGTRLKGVTNDEIPKPFLTINGLSLIERSIEKLLDSGIKKIILVTGHLDYFFESLKKKYSSIITIKNNNYTNTSSMGSFYCAKELIGNEDILLLEGDLIYEKNCLDILINTTEKDTILLSEDKKMSDDYYFEIVDNSIGKLTFNLFEIKGEYGELTGLQKLSNELCQLMFKKFEDEKNLKLGYEYCMEKIAKDRKIICKRVDGIIWSEIDDEFQLNRVMETIYPKLLEKGEN
- a CDS encoding winged helix-turn-helix transcriptional regulator, whose amino-acid sequence is MIKIKRKIISLIGENNVVSQRKISEYLNISLGSVNKYINSLLDDGYLTKEIISYRKTKYFITNSGKELLNSDKSSIKTAVILAAGETLDFNKPVGFLEIFDSTLIERTIKLLLKHNIKKVIIVAGYKAEYYKKLSKKYLNIKIVENKKYKTTGNMYSLYLLRKYLQEDFILLEGDLVFEENLISLLLNSKEKNVTIIDTSISDKEDSLYVTTKNRELLNISKGKYSLEKISGELIGISKLKYNSYLKMLDKFTQIENKLFFYEYSFLDKNIFPDLKCISSKEKIWGEIDNQKQYRYVKNNILRCLDKKEKDL
- a CDS encoding sodium:alanine symporter family protein, with amino-acid sequence MESIRAVINFVNNLLWGKNILVVMLIGTAVYFTFKTKFMQFRLFGDIIRILKGNGDEKRDGVSSLETFFLGTACRVGAGNISGVVAAVSIGGPGALFWMWLVALLGAATSFVESSLAVMYRTKVKKGEYQGGTPWIIKKRLNMKWLGAVYVVASIICYIGVIQVMSNSVTESVVSAYGFDPKIIAVILAIVVGLIIFGKSKKDKIILALNKIVPVMAVMYLLVVIYVIFTNITGIPAMIGNIFYQAFGGKEFLGGAVGGIIMQGVRRGLFSNEAGSGNSNYAAAVVDIDEPAKQGMVQALGVFVDTLVICSATAFVILLADTEVINGFTGMTLFQESLKSHIGWIGIPFTVVVLFFFSLSTILGVTYYGKNAMNFISTKPIVKEVYHIVVVLMVYIGGIEQNFFVWSLADFGLGIMTVINIICIIPISGEALNELKKYEKKLKNEKRA
- a CDS encoding two-component system response regulator; the protein is MKNKILIIDDSKDIIFAVSEFFLMKDWEVYTALSMEEALKIVNTKELDIIIIDYHMPYINGVLGVKLIRQMNEDVSIIALTIEGLENIAEEFFLAGANDFAIKPIKVLDLYSRVNVHLNKKKEKISSSEISTTKKEKYGDYKKGISVNTISLIENKMKQIDSYITIEEISEATGLASQTVNKYMNYLVEIKMVDLKIIYGKIGRPRNEYYWKK
- a CDS encoding HAMP domain-containing sensor histidine kinase yields the protein MKILGKKIHIKIHKTELSLGILMVLISIILPNFLLYKNFDIYDSLEKSIDFWDKEYLLHAAFGLVFLNTIKSFPIFFSVFLLMDSMEIEINEKLNNTLKVIFGILIIQIIYFIIYKVYYDMDYYFGKVSILEMIYLAFHSSNRFKNISLFKRNIVLLLVFTGIQWLDITKYFSVLDYKSTGEIFFDLKDISSLMEADNILNLIGFLFFILFFIFSITLLLIFFEQERRQNIYEKEKDMTKAISDLKLQEVENRYLKEIQYLVHDLKTPLFSMGTLIEILNMQEDNKKKKDYYNRIEKSLERCNIMVSEILRDTHKNPIDINKVFNFILSYLSTHKCIEFLSYNNYCTKRKIKVNKIVFSRAITNLIINSYEAFTEYENNKIELTIKDYKQFVLIKIEDYGKGMSEKELENAFINGFSTKNSSGVGLNFVKTVMEEHKCKLFIRNRKKRGIGVYIIMCGEVLGSEK
- the ggt gene encoding gamma-glutamyltransferase; its protein translation is MISLKRFMKIGSVIVGLMVSVFTASNAAHPLNLYGRDAEGKNGVVAAAKPEVSQIGVEVLKKGGNAVDAAVATAFAISVFEPNASGIGGGGFMLIRMAKTGKTVVIDYREKAPAKATPDMFVLDENGKVVNDEITVGGKASGVPGTVAGLLTALEKYGTMKRADVMAPAIKFAKEGIPVTVNLESIIKDNYEKLTQFDAAAEIYLKDGLPYEIGDTIKNPDLATTLTKISKEGKKAFYEGEVAKKIADEVQKQGGLMTVEDLKNYAIEEREPVVGKYRDYTIISCPPASSGGTHIVQLLNMVENYDLKAMGDNTPESWHVWAESMRQAFADRAEYMGDTAYVKVPLKGLTSKEYAKELVKKIDLEKAGKDVKAGDPSKYESGSTTHFSVMDKEGNMVAVTQTINYFFGSGVVVPGTGIMMNNEMDDFVPQKNMKNSIEGGKRPLSSMSPTLVLDPKNRPLMTIGSPGATRIIPAVALTISNVIDHGMTIQEAINAPRIAQFQSGKLNIEGRVSLESYNKLGEMGHEINVRDSYDAYFGGVHGVMMDYNTKTLHGGADPRRDGQAASF